One genomic region from Daphnia magna isolate NIES linkage group LG10, ASM2063170v1.1, whole genome shotgun sequence encodes:
- the LOC116932904 gene encoding zinc transporter 9 isoform X5: MSRWLFSSRSLRVVSVVVFERGICFHCLRGNVLPISCNRGLRSNWIQSNCFHSQILALQKTEEKKTRLSLANEGTASGLSSKNGMERNFITPVRAMNDFFLKPSDLELLRKTRRRSPYESEPPITVYWLKDVEAKALEVWGSQEALDRERKKKTEELKRYQQYIFSVKRVLKDMRKEPTNWSPQGGLMEGSGKVVLTAILINGSNFLFKLVAWLYTGSHSMFSECLHSLADTANQLILAYGIHKSSQQSNPDHPYGYSNMRYVASLVSGVGIFCVGAGLSVYHGITGIFNPDPIGSFYWAFFILGGSLVSESATLLMAINSLRKGATNADMPFWEYVKRGQDPSVNVVLLEDLAAVVGVVVAGSCMAVASHLDSPLPDAVGSLLIGVVLGAVASFIIYSNSAALVGRSIPLSSIHQINSELERDLMIRAVHDVKMAGRA, from the exons ATGAGTCGGTGGTTGTTCAGTTCCAGATCTCTTAGAGTGGTATCCGTTGTTGTATTTGAAA GAGGGATTTGCTTCCATTGTTTGAGAGGCAATGTGTTACCCATTTCTTGTAATAGAGGGTTACGTTCAAATTGGATTCAATCCAATTGTTTCCATTCTCAGATATTAGCCTTACAAAagacagaagaaaagaaaacaagattGTCATTGGCTAACGAAGGAACTGCTTCAG GATTAAGTTCCAAGAATGGCATGGAAAGAAATTTCATTACTCCAGTTAGAGCCATGaatgatttctttttgaagCCAAGTGATTTAGAACTTCTGAGAAAGACAAGGCGTAGATCTCCTTATGAAAGTGAACCTCCAATAACT gttTATTGGCTGAAAGATGTTGAAGCAAA AGCATTGGAAGTGTGGGGCAGTCAGGAAGCCTTGGATcgtgaaagaaagaagaaaacagaagaGCTTAAACGATACCAGcaat ATATTTTTAGTGTTAAAAGAGTGTTGAAGGATATGAGGAAAGAGCCCACAAACTGGTCACCTCAAGGTGGTCTCATGGAAGGCTCTGGAAAAGTGGTTTTAACAGCCATCCTGAT aaatgggagcaattttttgtttaaattggTTGCTTGGTTGTATACCGGTTCACATTCAATGTTCTCAGAATGTCTACACTCATTAGCAGATACTGCAAATCAACTTATTCTAGCCTATGGGATTCACAAATCTAGCCAA CAATCAAACCCGGACCATCCGTATGGCTACTCTAACATGCGTTATGTTGCTTCTTTGGTGTCTGGAGTTGGTATTTTTTGCGTGGGAGCTGGGCTGTCGGTTTACCACGGAATTACCG GCATATTCAATCCGGATCCCATTGGATCTTTTTACTGG GCTTTTTTTATATTGGGGGGATCTTTGGTTTCGGAAAGTGCAACGTTATTAATGGCTATCAATTCCCTGAGAAAAGGAGCTACCAATGCGGATATGCCTTTTTGGGAATACG TCAAGCGAGGACAGGATCCAAGCGTCAATGTTGTGTTGTTGGAGGATTTAGCTGCG gttGTAGGAGTAGTGGTTGCTGGCAGTTGTATGGCGGTTGCTTCCCATCTCGACTCACCGCTGCCCGACGCGGTAGGGTCGCTACTGATTGGAGTTGTGTTAGGAGCAGTGGCATCATTCATAATATATTCCAATTCTGCCGCCCTTGTTGGTCGATCTATACCATTGa GCAGTATCCATCAGATAAACTCCGAATTGGAACGCGATCTCATGATTCGAGCCGTTCACGACGTTAAG
- the LOC116932904 gene encoding zinc transporter 9 isoform X1, which produces MSRWLFSSRSLRVVSVVVFERGICFHCLRGNVLPISCNRGLRSNWIQSNCFHSQILALQKTEEKKTRLSLANEGTASGLSSKNGMERNFITPVRAMNDFFLKPSDLELLRKTRRRSPYESEPPITVYWLKDVEAKALEVWGSQEALDRERKKKTEELKRYQQCKKKTEWPILVIECILIYLLDIFSVKRVLKDMRKEPTNWSPQGGLMEGSGKVVLTAILINGSNFLFKLVAWLYTGSHSMFSECLHSLADTANQLILAYGIHKSSQQSNPDHPYGYSNMRYVASLVSGVGIFCVGAGLSVYHGITGIFNPDPIGSFYWAFFILGGSLVSESATLLMAINSLRKGATNADMPFWEYVKRGQDPSVNVVLLEDLAAVVGVVVAGSCMAVASHLDSPLPDAVGSLLIGVVLGAVASFIIYSNSAALVGRSIPLSSIHQINSELERDLMIRAVHDVKGIDMGSGLVRYKAEVDFDGRELTRSYLDKQDLEMMLEEVRKMKNINEMEAFLLKHGENIVDLLGAEIDRIENALRKKHPEVRHCDLELL; this is translated from the exons ATGAGTCGGTGGTTGTTCAGTTCCAGATCTCTTAGAGTGGTATCCGTTGTTGTATTTGAAA GAGGGATTTGCTTCCATTGTTTGAGAGGCAATGTGTTACCCATTTCTTGTAATAGAGGGTTACGTTCAAATTGGATTCAATCCAATTGTTTCCATTCTCAGATATTAGCCTTACAAAagacagaagaaaagaaaacaagattGTCATTGGCTAACGAAGGAACTGCTTCAG GATTAAGTTCCAAGAATGGCATGGAAAGAAATTTCATTACTCCAGTTAGAGCCATGaatgatttctttttgaagCCAAGTGATTTAGAACTTCTGAGAAAGACAAGGCGTAGATCTCCTTATGAAAGTGAACCTCCAATAACT gttTATTGGCTGAAAGATGTTGAAGCAAA AGCATTGGAAGTGTGGGGCAGTCAGGAAGCCTTGGATcgtgaaagaaagaagaaaacagaagaGCTTAAACGATACCAGcaatgtaagaaaaaaactgaGTGGCCCATTTTAGTGATAGAATGcattttaatttatttgttaGATATTTTTAGTGTTAAAAGAGTGTTGAAGGATATGAGGAAAGAGCCCACAAACTGGTCACCTCAAGGTGGTCTCATGGAAGGCTCTGGAAAAGTGGTTTTAACAGCCATCCTGAT aaatgggagcaattttttgtttaaattggTTGCTTGGTTGTATACCGGTTCACATTCAATGTTCTCAGAATGTCTACACTCATTAGCAGATACTGCAAATCAACTTATTCTAGCCTATGGGATTCACAAATCTAGCCAA CAATCAAACCCGGACCATCCGTATGGCTACTCTAACATGCGTTATGTTGCTTCTTTGGTGTCTGGAGTTGGTATTTTTTGCGTGGGAGCTGGGCTGTCGGTTTACCACGGAATTACCG GCATATTCAATCCGGATCCCATTGGATCTTTTTACTGG GCTTTTTTTATATTGGGGGGATCTTTGGTTTCGGAAAGTGCAACGTTATTAATGGCTATCAATTCCCTGAGAAAAGGAGCTACCAATGCGGATATGCCTTTTTGGGAATACG TCAAGCGAGGACAGGATCCAAGCGTCAATGTTGTGTTGTTGGAGGATTTAGCTGCG gttGTAGGAGTAGTGGTTGCTGGCAGTTGTATGGCGGTTGCTTCCCATCTCGACTCACCGCTGCCCGACGCGGTAGGGTCGCTACTGATTGGAGTTGTGTTAGGAGCAGTGGCATCATTCATAATATATTCCAATTCTGCCGCCCTTGTTGGTCGATCTATACCATTGa GCAGTATCCATCAGATAAACTCCGAATTGGAACGCGATCTCATGATTCGAGCCGTTCACGACGTTAAG GGGATCGATATGGGCTCTGGCCTTGTGCGTTATAAAGCTGAAGTAGATTTCGACGGCCGCGAACTGACGCGATCGTATTTGGACAAGCAAGATTTAGAAATGATGTTGGAAGAAGtccgaaaaatgaaaaacataaaCGAAATGGAAGCCTTTTTATTGAAACATGGTGAAAATATAG TGGATCTTCTCGGTGCTGAAATCGACCGTATAGAGAATGCTTTGAGG AAAAAACACCCAGAAGTGCGGCACTGTGATCTGGAACTATTGTAG
- the LOC116932904 gene encoding zinc transporter 9 isoform X2: protein MSRWLFSSRSLRVVSVVVFERGICFHCLRGNVLPISCNRGLRSNWIQSNCFHSQILALQKTEEKKTRLSLANEGTASGLSSKNGMERNFITPVRAMNDFFLKPSDLELLRKTRRRSPYESEPPITVYWLKDVEAKALEVWGSQEALDRERKKKTEELKRYQQYIFSVKRVLKDMRKEPTNWSPQGGLMEGSGKVVLTAILINGSNFLFKLVAWLYTGSHSMFSECLHSLADTANQLILAYGIHKSSQQSNPDHPYGYSNMRYVASLVSGVGIFCVGAGLSVYHGITGIFNPDPIGSFYWAFFILGGSLVSESATLLMAINSLRKGATNADMPFWEYVKRGQDPSVNVVLLEDLAAVVGVVVAGSCMAVASHLDSPLPDAVGSLLIGVVLGAVASFIIYSNSAALVGRSIPLSSIHQINSELERDLMIRAVHDVKGIDMGSGLVRYKAEVDFDGRELTRSYLDKQDLEMMLEEVRKMKNINEMEAFLLKHGENIVDLLGAEIDRIENALRKKHPEVRHCDLELL from the exons ATGAGTCGGTGGTTGTTCAGTTCCAGATCTCTTAGAGTGGTATCCGTTGTTGTATTTGAAA GAGGGATTTGCTTCCATTGTTTGAGAGGCAATGTGTTACCCATTTCTTGTAATAGAGGGTTACGTTCAAATTGGATTCAATCCAATTGTTTCCATTCTCAGATATTAGCCTTACAAAagacagaagaaaagaaaacaagattGTCATTGGCTAACGAAGGAACTGCTTCAG GATTAAGTTCCAAGAATGGCATGGAAAGAAATTTCATTACTCCAGTTAGAGCCATGaatgatttctttttgaagCCAAGTGATTTAGAACTTCTGAGAAAGACAAGGCGTAGATCTCCTTATGAAAGTGAACCTCCAATAACT gttTATTGGCTGAAAGATGTTGAAGCAAA AGCATTGGAAGTGTGGGGCAGTCAGGAAGCCTTGGATcgtgaaagaaagaagaaaacagaagaGCTTAAACGATACCAGcaat ATATTTTTAGTGTTAAAAGAGTGTTGAAGGATATGAGGAAAGAGCCCACAAACTGGTCACCTCAAGGTGGTCTCATGGAAGGCTCTGGAAAAGTGGTTTTAACAGCCATCCTGAT aaatgggagcaattttttgtttaaattggTTGCTTGGTTGTATACCGGTTCACATTCAATGTTCTCAGAATGTCTACACTCATTAGCAGATACTGCAAATCAACTTATTCTAGCCTATGGGATTCACAAATCTAGCCAA CAATCAAACCCGGACCATCCGTATGGCTACTCTAACATGCGTTATGTTGCTTCTTTGGTGTCTGGAGTTGGTATTTTTTGCGTGGGAGCTGGGCTGTCGGTTTACCACGGAATTACCG GCATATTCAATCCGGATCCCATTGGATCTTTTTACTGG GCTTTTTTTATATTGGGGGGATCTTTGGTTTCGGAAAGTGCAACGTTATTAATGGCTATCAATTCCCTGAGAAAAGGAGCTACCAATGCGGATATGCCTTTTTGGGAATACG TCAAGCGAGGACAGGATCCAAGCGTCAATGTTGTGTTGTTGGAGGATTTAGCTGCG gttGTAGGAGTAGTGGTTGCTGGCAGTTGTATGGCGGTTGCTTCCCATCTCGACTCACCGCTGCCCGACGCGGTAGGGTCGCTACTGATTGGAGTTGTGTTAGGAGCAGTGGCATCATTCATAATATATTCCAATTCTGCCGCCCTTGTTGGTCGATCTATACCATTGa GCAGTATCCATCAGATAAACTCCGAATTGGAACGCGATCTCATGATTCGAGCCGTTCACGACGTTAAG GGGATCGATATGGGCTCTGGCCTTGTGCGTTATAAAGCTGAAGTAGATTTCGACGGCCGCGAACTGACGCGATCGTATTTGGACAAGCAAGATTTAGAAATGATGTTGGAAGAAGtccgaaaaatgaaaaacataaaCGAAATGGAAGCCTTTTTATTGAAACATGGTGAAAATATAG TGGATCTTCTCGGTGCTGAAATCGACCGTATAGAGAATGCTTTGAGG AAAAAACACCCAGAAGTGCGGCACTGTGATCTGGAACTATTGTAG
- the LOC123476948 gene encoding uncharacterized protein LOC123476948, whose protein sequence is MARVLEHVGRFIGPLPELHRDSYRLSPAIRIEIIRLYRNNFGSAKRIAKHLNIHKVSVVRWIDRYEERKNLEPKINVNGQPRHTTENEDFLLACSAVLNNFSNSRDIAAHVRLDHLSKNSITRRLNNCGMNSRIAAVKDILTEEHRAARLHFARRYVHYPLEFWRWVVFTDEKSCSAIHNARHTREWLALHPQLIALDWPTKGADMSPIENILGYLVCKLTKSRTGDGLPYHARDANNANLLFELVRNEWEKLADNENILQHLIESMPERLQKVIDAEGGWTRY, encoded by the exons ATGGCAAGGGTATTAGAACACGTTGGACGATTTATCGGGCCTTTACCCGAATTACATCGTGACAGTTATAGATTATCCCCAGCAATTCGTATAGAAATAATAAGACTATACAGGAATAATTTTGGAAGTGCGAAAAGAATCGCTAAACATTTAAATATCCATAAGGTATCGGTTGTCCGCTGGATTGATCGttacgaagaaagaaaaaatttagaacCTAAAATTAATGTTAATGGTCAGCCTAGACATACGACCGAAAACGAAGATTTTTTATTAGCTTGTTCAG CGGTTCTTAACAATTTCAGCAATTCTCGGGATATTGCGGCACATGTCAGACTTGATCATTTATCAAAGAATTCCATTACGAGGCGGCTGAACAACTGTGGGATGAATTCACGTATTGCTGCAGTTAAGGACATTCTAACCGAAGAACATCGAGCAGCACGCTTACATTTCGCAAGGCGATACGTTCATTACCCATTAGAATTTTGGCGATGGGTAGTTTTCACGGATGAAAAATCATG TTCGGCAATTCACAATGCACGGCATACTAGAGAATGGCTAGCTTTGCATCCACAGCTCATTGCCCTAGATTGGCCGACGAAAGGTGCAGATATGAGCccgattgaaaatattttgggTTATCTCGTCTGCAAATTAACGAAATCTAGAACCGGAGACGGGTTGCCGTATCACGCGCGTGATGCCAACAACGCTAATTTGTTATTTGAATTAGTGCGCAATGAATGGGAAAAACTTGCTGATAACGAGAACATTCTTCAACATTTAATTGAAAGTATGCCAGAACGTCTTCAGAAGGTTATTGATGCTGAAGGTGGATGGACAAGATAttaa
- the LOC116932904 gene encoding zinc transporter 9 isoform X4, translated as MERNFITPVRAMNDFFLKPSDLELLRKTRRRSPYESEPPITVYWLKDVEAKALEVWGSQEALDRERKKKTEELKRYQQCKKKTEWPILVIECILIYLLDIFSVKRVLKDMRKEPTNWSPQGGLMEGSGKVVLTAILINGSNFLFKLVAWLYTGSHSMFSECLHSLADTANQLILAYGIHKSSQQSNPDHPYGYSNMRYVASLVSGVGIFCVGAGLSVYHGITGIFNPDPIGSFYWAFFILGGSLVSESATLLMAINSLRKGATNADMPFWEYVKRGQDPSVNVVLLEDLAAVVGVVVAGSCMAVASHLDSPLPDAVGSLLIGVVLGAVASFIIYSNSAALVGRSIPLSSIHQINSELERDLMIRAVHDVKGIDMGSGLVRYKAEVDFDGRELTRSYLDKQDLEMMLEEVRKMKNINEMEAFLLKHGENIVDLLGAEIDRIENALRKKHPEVRHCDLELL; from the exons ATGGAAAGAAATTTCATTACTCCAGTTAGAGCCATGaatgatttctttttgaagCCAAGTGATTTAGAACTTCTGAGAAAGACAAGGCGTAGATCTCCTTATGAAAGTGAACCTCCAATAACT gttTATTGGCTGAAAGATGTTGAAGCAAA AGCATTGGAAGTGTGGGGCAGTCAGGAAGCCTTGGATcgtgaaagaaagaagaaaacagaagaGCTTAAACGATACCAGcaatgtaagaaaaaaactgaGTGGCCCATTTTAGTGATAGAATGcattttaatttatttgttaGATATTTTTAGTGTTAAAAGAGTGTTGAAGGATATGAGGAAAGAGCCCACAAACTGGTCACCTCAAGGTGGTCTCATGGAAGGCTCTGGAAAAGTGGTTTTAACAGCCATCCTGAT aaatgggagcaattttttgtttaaattggTTGCTTGGTTGTATACCGGTTCACATTCAATGTTCTCAGAATGTCTACACTCATTAGCAGATACTGCAAATCAACTTATTCTAGCCTATGGGATTCACAAATCTAGCCAA CAATCAAACCCGGACCATCCGTATGGCTACTCTAACATGCGTTATGTTGCTTCTTTGGTGTCTGGAGTTGGTATTTTTTGCGTGGGAGCTGGGCTGTCGGTTTACCACGGAATTACCG GCATATTCAATCCGGATCCCATTGGATCTTTTTACTGG GCTTTTTTTATATTGGGGGGATCTTTGGTTTCGGAAAGTGCAACGTTATTAATGGCTATCAATTCCCTGAGAAAAGGAGCTACCAATGCGGATATGCCTTTTTGGGAATACG TCAAGCGAGGACAGGATCCAAGCGTCAATGTTGTGTTGTTGGAGGATTTAGCTGCG gttGTAGGAGTAGTGGTTGCTGGCAGTTGTATGGCGGTTGCTTCCCATCTCGACTCACCGCTGCCCGACGCGGTAGGGTCGCTACTGATTGGAGTTGTGTTAGGAGCAGTGGCATCATTCATAATATATTCCAATTCTGCCGCCCTTGTTGGTCGATCTATACCATTGa GCAGTATCCATCAGATAAACTCCGAATTGGAACGCGATCTCATGATTCGAGCCGTTCACGACGTTAAG GGGATCGATATGGGCTCTGGCCTTGTGCGTTATAAAGCTGAAGTAGATTTCGACGGCCGCGAACTGACGCGATCGTATTTGGACAAGCAAGATTTAGAAATGATGTTGGAAGAAGtccgaaaaatgaaaaacataaaCGAAATGGAAGCCTTTTTATTGAAACATGGTGAAAATATAG TGGATCTTCTCGGTGCTGAAATCGACCGTATAGAGAATGCTTTGAGG AAAAAACACCCAGAAGTGCGGCACTGTGATCTGGAACTATTGTAG
- the LOC116932904 gene encoding zinc transporter 9 isoform X3, with protein sequence MSRWLFSSRSLRVVSVVVFERGICFHCLRGNVLPISCNRGLRSNWIQSNCFHSQILALQKTEEKKTRLSLANEGTASGLSSKNGMERNFITPVRAMNDFFLKPSDLELLRKTRRRSPYESEPPITVYWLKDVEAKALEVWGSQEALDRERKKKTEELKRYQQYIFSVKRVLKDMRKEPTNWSPQGGLMEGSGKVVLTAILINGSNFLFKLVAWLYTGSHSMFSECLHSLADTANQLILAYGIHKSSQQSNPDHPYGYSNMRYVASLVSGVGIFCVGAGLSVYHGITGIFNPDPIGSFYWAFFILGGSLVSESATLLMAINSLRKGATNADMPFWEYVKRGQDPSVNVVLLEDLAAVVGVVVAGSCMAVASHLDSPLPDAVGSLLIGVVLGAVASFIIYSNSAALVGRSIPLSSIHQINSELERDLMIRAVHDVKGIDMGSGLVRYKAEVDFDGRELTRSYLDKQDLEMMLEEVRKMKNINEMEAFLLKHGENIVFSGSSRC encoded by the exons ATGAGTCGGTGGTTGTTCAGTTCCAGATCTCTTAGAGTGGTATCCGTTGTTGTATTTGAAA GAGGGATTTGCTTCCATTGTTTGAGAGGCAATGTGTTACCCATTTCTTGTAATAGAGGGTTACGTTCAAATTGGATTCAATCCAATTGTTTCCATTCTCAGATATTAGCCTTACAAAagacagaagaaaagaaaacaagattGTCATTGGCTAACGAAGGAACTGCTTCAG GATTAAGTTCCAAGAATGGCATGGAAAGAAATTTCATTACTCCAGTTAGAGCCATGaatgatttctttttgaagCCAAGTGATTTAGAACTTCTGAGAAAGACAAGGCGTAGATCTCCTTATGAAAGTGAACCTCCAATAACT gttTATTGGCTGAAAGATGTTGAAGCAAA AGCATTGGAAGTGTGGGGCAGTCAGGAAGCCTTGGATcgtgaaagaaagaagaaaacagaagaGCTTAAACGATACCAGcaat ATATTTTTAGTGTTAAAAGAGTGTTGAAGGATATGAGGAAAGAGCCCACAAACTGGTCACCTCAAGGTGGTCTCATGGAAGGCTCTGGAAAAGTGGTTTTAACAGCCATCCTGAT aaatgggagcaattttttgtttaaattggTTGCTTGGTTGTATACCGGTTCACATTCAATGTTCTCAGAATGTCTACACTCATTAGCAGATACTGCAAATCAACTTATTCTAGCCTATGGGATTCACAAATCTAGCCAA CAATCAAACCCGGACCATCCGTATGGCTACTCTAACATGCGTTATGTTGCTTCTTTGGTGTCTGGAGTTGGTATTTTTTGCGTGGGAGCTGGGCTGTCGGTTTACCACGGAATTACCG GCATATTCAATCCGGATCCCATTGGATCTTTTTACTGG GCTTTTTTTATATTGGGGGGATCTTTGGTTTCGGAAAGTGCAACGTTATTAATGGCTATCAATTCCCTGAGAAAAGGAGCTACCAATGCGGATATGCCTTTTTGGGAATACG TCAAGCGAGGACAGGATCCAAGCGTCAATGTTGTGTTGTTGGAGGATTTAGCTGCG gttGTAGGAGTAGTGGTTGCTGGCAGTTGTATGGCGGTTGCTTCCCATCTCGACTCACCGCTGCCCGACGCGGTAGGGTCGCTACTGATTGGAGTTGTGTTAGGAGCAGTGGCATCATTCATAATATATTCCAATTCTGCCGCCCTTGTTGGTCGATCTATACCATTGa GCAGTATCCATCAGATAAACTCCGAATTGGAACGCGATCTCATGATTCGAGCCGTTCACGACGTTAAG GGGATCGATATGGGCTCTGGCCTTGTGCGTTATAAAGCTGAAGTAGATTTCGACGGCCGCGAACTGACGCGATCGTATTTGGACAAGCAAGATTTAGAAATGATGTTGGAAGAAGtccgaaaaatgaaaaacataaaCGAAATGGAAGCCTTTTTATTGAAACATGGTGAAAATATAG TTTTTAGTGGATCTTCTCGGTGCTGA